Below is a window of Nitrospirota bacterium DNA.
ACTTTCGCGGTGACAAGTTTACCCCCTATCCTTAATCAAGTTGAGGACAGGCTTGATACGGAGCAGGAATGACAGTTTATATCTACAAATAATAAGGAATTCAGGGAGACAACTTAAAATTCACAAACTCTTTAATCCTTAAAAAATCCTTTGTATTATGTGTTACTACAAATGCTCCTATTCTCTTTGCTGAAAAGGCAATCAAAACATCATTGGTAATCTTTGATAAAAACTTATCTTCAAATCCATATTTCCGTCCAAGCTTTGCAATAACCTTTCCTGTTCCTTGCCAGTCGGAGGCATCAGGCACCACTATTCTATCAATACTATAAAAGGTTTCATACATCCTGTCCAGAAGCTTAACTGTTACATTATCGAAGGTCCCTGCATAAAGTTCCTCAATAACCACTGCGCTCATATAAAGCAGTGGTGTTTGATATTCAAGTTCAAGTATAGGATGAGTAATGCCTGCATTGATGAAAGGAATATATATTGAAGTATCAAGAATAATCTTAACAGGAGACCCTGCCATAGACATCCTTAATATTTCCTTTGCCCTCGAT
It encodes the following:
- a CDS encoding type II toxin-antitoxin system VapC family toxin, with translation MAGSPVKIILDTSIYIPFINAGITHPILELEYQTPLLYMSAVVIEELYAGTFDNVTVKLLDRMYETFYSIDRIVVPDASDWQGTGKVIAKLGRKYGFEDKFLSKITNDVLIAFSAKRIGAFVVTHNTKDFLRIKEFVNFKLSP